The window GGCCGCTCGACGCGGGAGGTGCACCTGGACCTTCCCTTCGCCGCCGAGCTAGGTCAGCCCCCAGGTCCCTACGAGCGCCTCCTCCGCGACGCACTGGTCGGCGATCCTTCGCTGTTCACCCGGGAAGACGCTGTCGAGGAGACCTGGCGGGTCCTCCAGCCTCTGGTGGACCACCCCCCGGCACCGGTGACTTATCCGCGGGGTTCATGGGGACCGGCCGCGGCGGATGAACTCGTCAGGGGCCATCCGCCCTGGCAGCAGCCGTGGCTGTCCGAGCCGCAGAGGGTCAGGAGATGACCACCGTTCGGGGGAGACGGCAGGGCAAAGAGATACACCAAGGACCCGCCAGGACGACACGACCTACAGGAGACAACGGGGATGATGACGAGCAAGCCGATGCACCTCGGCATGGTGGGCCTCGGGCGCATGGGGGCCAACCTGGTCCGCCGACTGATGCGCGATGGCCATAGCTGTGTGGTCTTCGACGTGGCACCCGATGCGGTCAAGTCGCTGGAGGCCGAGGGGGCGACCGGAGCCTCGTCGCTGGCGGATCTTGTCGGCCAACTACCGGCTCCCCGAGCGGTGTGGGTGATGGTGCCCGCCGGTGAGGTGACAGGTAAGACCGTCGAAGGCCTGGCCTCTCACATGGAGGACGGCGACACGATCATCGACGGCGGCAACTCGTATTACCGCGACGACATCCGCCGGGCCGCCGAGCTGTCCAGCCGGGGCATCCACCTCATCGACTGTGGGACGAGCGGGGGGGTGTGGGGGATCGAGCGGGGCTATTGCCTCATGATCGGCGGCGAAGCCGAGGTCGTGGCGCACTTGGAGCCCATCTTCGCCACGATCGCCCCGGGTATGGGCTCTGCGTCGCGGACCCCGGGGCGCAGCGGGGAAGCTGCTCCGGCCGAGCGGGGGTTCCTGCACTGTGGACCGAACGGCGCCGGGCATTTCGTGAAGATGGTTCACAACGGGATCGAGTACGGGATGATGGCCGCCTTGGCCGAAGGGCTCAACATCTTGCACAACGCGGATGCGGGGACCCGGACGGTGGCGGCCGACGCCGAGACGTCGCCCATGGAGTCACCCGAGTTCTACTGCTTCGACATCGACACCACGGCGGTCACCGAGGTGTGGCGTCGGGGCAGCGTCATCGAGTCGTGGCTGTTGGACCTGACGGCGACGGCCCTGTTCGACTCACCCGACCTCAGCGAGTTCGCCGGGCGCGTGTCGGATTCCGGAGAGGGACGGTGGACTTCGATCGCCGCCATCGACGAGGGCGTGCCCGCACCCGTGCTCAGCGCCGCCCTGTATTCCCGCTTCGCGTCACGGGGCGGGGACGACTTCGCCGACAAGGCCCTCTCCGCCATGCGCAAGGGCTTCGGTGGCCATGACGAGAAGAAGGCCTGAGGTGGCCGGCATGGCCAGGCCCGTCGTCGTGCTGTTCGACGTGGACGAGACCCTGGTCCATACCGGGGGGGCGGGGGCCAAGAGCTGGATGGCCGCCTTCGACAAGCTCCACGGCATCCCTGCCGACATCGGGGCTCACACCTCGGCGGGGGAGACCGACCCCCAGGTGGCCAGAGCCACCTTCAGCGCCGTGCTGCACCGTGACCCGACCGCCGACGAGCTGGGCCGGCTCTACGCCGCCTATCTCCGCCAGCTCGGCGGCGAGATCTGGGCCTCGGAGCACTACCGGGTGCTCCCTGGTGCCCAAGACACACTCCTGCGCCTGGGAGACGCCGGGGTGACACTCGGGATCGTGTCGGGTGCCATGGAGGGAGCGGCGCGCACCAAGCTCGTCCCCGCCAACCTCAACCGGTTCTTCGTCTTCGGCGCCTACGGGTCGGACTCCCCGGATCGGGCCGAGCTGACCGAGCTCGCCATCGACAAGGCCTCCCGCCTTCACGGGACCAAGCTGGAACCGGGAGAGGTCTTCGTGGTGGGCGACACCCCCCATGACATGGAGGCCACCAACGCGGCGGGCGCCGTGGCTGTCGGGGTGGCCAGCGGGCACTACTCGGCCGATCAGCTCGGCGCCGCCGGTGCCGCGCACGTGCTCGGGTCCCTCGAGGACCCCTTCCCGGGGCTGTGATGGCCGACACAGCCAGCTTCGGGGCACTCGTCGCCAGAAGGAGCCGCATATGACCGACCCCATCCAACAGGCCTTCGCCCTCGGCCAGAGCATCTGGTACGACGGGATCCGCCGTTCGCTTTTCGCATCAGGCGACCTCGAACGCATGGTGGCCAAGGAGGGGCTGCGGGGAATGACCTCCAACCCCTCGATCTTCGAGGCGGCCATCGCCGGCTCCAGTGACTACGCCGAGGCCATCGCCGAG of the Acidimicrobiales bacterium genome contains:
- the gnd gene encoding decarboxylating 6-phosphogluconate dehydrogenase; translated protein: MMTSKPMHLGMVGLGRMGANLVRRLMRDGHSCVVFDVAPDAVKSLEAEGATGASSLADLVGQLPAPRAVWVMVPAGEVTGKTVEGLASHMEDGDTIIDGGNSYYRDDIRRAAELSSRGIHLIDCGTSGGVWGIERGYCLMIGGEAEVVAHLEPIFATIAPGMGSASRTPGRSGEAAPAERGFLHCGPNGAGHFVKMVHNGIEYGMMAALAEGLNILHNADAGTRTVAADAETSPMESPEFYCFDIDTTAVTEVWRRGSVIESWLLDLTATALFDSPDLSEFAGRVSDSGEGRWTSIAAIDEGVPAPVLSAALYSRFASRGGDDFADKALSAMRKGFGGHDEKKA
- a CDS encoding HAD hydrolase-like protein, whose amino-acid sequence is MARPVVVLFDVDETLVHTGGAGAKSWMAAFDKLHGIPADIGAHTSAGETDPQVARATFSAVLHRDPTADELGRLYAAYLRQLGGEIWASEHYRVLPGAQDTLLRLGDAGVTLGIVSGAMEGAARTKLVPANLNRFFVFGAYGSDSPDRAELTELAIDKASRLHGTKLEPGEVFVVGDTPHDMEATNAAGAVAVGVASGHYSADQLGAAGAAHVLGSLEDPFPGL